Proteins from a single region of Nasonia vitripennis strain AsymCx chromosome 2 unlocalized genomic scaffold, Nvit_psr_1.1 chr2_random0005, whole genome shotgun sequence:
- the LOC103316107 gene encoding uncharacterized protein LOC103316107 — MRSLDEVWKADLVEMQPYAQENKGYKYLLTVIDVFSKNAWAVPLKQKTRNEVAAAMKSVLDQGRVPKNLHTDREYNNSKHRTIGIKPKDVSKENEAILLIRFSRQEGRKKSKFKVGDKARVSKMKQVFKKAFTPNWSTAIFTISQVVPTYPVQTYKLEDYQDQPIAGGFYEQELLKAKHLDIYLVEKVLKKRGNQLYVKWLGFDDSHNSWINKSDL, encoded by the exons ATGCGTAGCTTGGATGAGGTATGGAAAGCTGATCTGGTGGAGATGCAGCCATATGCACAAGAGAACAAAGGCTATAAGTACCTGCTAACGGTTATCGATGTCTTCTCAAAGAACGCTTGGGCCGTACCTTTAAAACAGAAAACTAGAAACGAAGTGGCAGCAGCAATGAAGTCTGTTCTAGATCAGGGTCGTGTACCAAAAAACTTGCATACCGATCGAG AGTACAATAATAGCAAACATCGCACAATTGGGATAAAGCCTAAAGATGTCAGCAAGGAGAATGAAGCTATACTCCTCATACGTTTTTCTCGCCAAGAAggtagaaaaaaatctaaatttaaggTTGGAGATAAGGCGCGGGTGAGCAAAATGAAGCAAGTATTTAAGAAGGCTTTTacacctaactggtcaacagcGATTTTCACCATTAGTCAAGTTGTACCAACATATCCAGTGCAAACTTACAAGCTAGAGGACTATCAAGATCAACCCATCGCTGGTGGTTTCTATGAGCAAGAACTCTTAAAAGCTAAACATCTAGATATTTATCTTGTGGAAAAAGTATTGAAAAAGCGTGGGAATCAGTTATATGTAAAATGGTTAGGATTTGATGATTCGCACAATAGTTGGATCAATAAATCAGATTTGTAA
- the LOC103316106 gene encoding uncharacterized protein LOC103316106 codes for MRRLANNAFSDEAMRVKWLNLLPSNTSRLCRVLPATSLDELAHLADLAIAPEPPVHAVAACQPTPPSSSTSSGTASPQPECDISTLQQTTAVLTATTITAEVAPARTHALVQPVQLPQPHQHRPTRAGAGITANSARRPHNVSSPAPLHQVREFKRAPPLQAEAVGASTERRLHIVDRTSKLRFLVDTGSAVSLLPRTFFKEVRTRGPLTLSAANASAISTYGT; via the exons ATGAGGCGCCTTGCCAACAACGCCTTCTCCGACGAGGCCATGAGGGTCAAATGGCTGAACCTCCTGCCATCGAACACCAGCCGTTTGTGCCGAGTGCTGCCAGCCACCTCACTCGACGAGCTGGCCCACCTGGCTGACCTCGCCATTGCTCCAGAACCGCCAGTCCACGCTGTCGCAGCTTGCCAACCAACACCGCCCTCGAGTAGCACTTCTTCAGGCACGGCATCGCCTCAGCCAGAATGCGACATCTCCACGCTGCAG CAAACAACGGCGGTTCTaacagcaacaacaataacaGCAGAGGTCGCGCCCGCTCGCACTCACGCCCTCGTTCAGCCCGTCCAGCTGCCTCAGCCGCACCAGCATCGTCCAACACGGGCTGGTGCTGGTATCACCGCAAATTCGGCCAGGAGGCCACACAATGTAAGCAGCCCTGCTCCTTTGCACCAGGTCAGGGAATTTAAACGCGCCCCGCCCCTGCAAGCCGAGGCGGTTGGCGCATCTACAGAGCGCCGCTTGCACATCGTCGATAGAACATCAAAGCTCCGATTCCTGGTGGACACGGGCTCGGCGGTTTCCCTGCTGCCACGCACATTCTTCAAGGAGGTGAGAACTCGTGGTCCGCTTACTCTCAGCGCAGCCAACGCTTCAGCGATTAGCACATACGGCACATAG